From the Coffea eugenioides isolate CCC68of chromosome 1, Ceug_1.0, whole genome shotgun sequence genome, the window CCAAAAAGAGAGGAGCTTTTACCTCTGGCTTCAATTTCTGTGTTGGAATTGGTATTTTGATAGCTAACCTAATTAACTACGGTGCTGCAAAAATCAGAGGTGGTTGGGGATGGCGAATCTCCTTAGCAATGGCTGCAGCACCAGCCTCAATTCTCACTCTTGGGGCTCTCTTTCTTCCCGATACTCCCAATAGTATTATTCAGCATGGCAAAAATTATGAAAAGGCTAAGAGGGTGCTGCAACAAATCCGTGGTGTCGACGATGTTCAAATTGAACTAGATGATCTTATCCAAGCAAGTGACATTGCAAAAGCAATAAAGCATCCATTTAAGGACATCAGAAGAAGAAGATATAGGCCTCAACTTGTCATGTCAATGGCAATACCgttcttccagcaattaacaGGAATCAATACTATCACCTTCTATGCTCCAGTCCTCTTCAGGACTATAGGTCGAGGTGAAAGCGCATCCCTCCTGTCTGCAATAGTAGTTGGGGTTGTAGGTAGCAGCGCTGTAATTTTGACATCGTTGATAGTGGACAAAGTTGGTCGAAAGGTTCTATTTTTTGTAGGGGGAGCTGTCATGTTGGTTTGTCAGTTGATAATAGGGGGAATCATGGCTGTAAAGCTAGGGGATCATGGCCAACTGAGCAATACATATGCTTACTTGGTTTTGATCCTGGTCTGCATGTATGTTGCAGGTTTTGGATTGTCATGGGGTCCGTTGGGGTGGTTAATTCCAAGTGAAATATTTCCCCTAGAGATAAGATCTGCTGCTCAAGGCATCCGAGTTGCtgtggattttgtgttcattttCCTTGGTGCGCAGACTTTCCTAGCTATGCTGTGCCACTTGAAAGCTGgaatcttcttcttttttggggGTTGGGTAACAGTGATGACCGCATTTGTTTACCTGTTGCTACCTGAAACGAAGAATGTTCCAATTGAAAGGATGGAAAAGATCTGGAGGGAGCATTGGTTTTGGAAAAGATTTGTGCTTAATGATGAAGATTATAACGGGAATAAGGCTGAGACAACTTGACTGCTGGTTAACTTACCATTTGTGCAccatatcaaaattttcaaaatcaaaacaaagttGCATTAGCAGTAAAagttagaaaaagaaaacataGATTCAGAAATGAAATCTGGCAGAAATAAGCCAGGTGCTCTCTTTGTGGACCATTTGTTCAATAATGAAGAACCAGTAAATTATGCAATTTGTCATTAGACCGTGTGTCATTGCTTTGTAAAATTaactttagaaaaaaaaaaaaactactgaATCTCTCGCACTTTTTTAATTTGCCACAATCTTGGATTCTCACGCATCACCATTAGATTTTACAGAAATACATTCT encodes:
- the LOC113761305 gene encoding hexose carrier protein HEX6-like isoform X1, giving the protein MAPGMATRSEGGHYNARITWFVVLSCAVAATGALIFGYDLGISGGVTSMDHFLKKFFPEVFKKMKEDKTTSNYCKFDSQLLTFFTSSLYIAALVASFFASQVTRAFGRKSSILLGGAAFIIGSAIGGAAYNVVMLIFGRIFLGVGIGFANQSVPLYLAEMAPPKKRGAFTSGFNFCVGIGILIANLINYGAAKIRGGWGWRISLAMAAAPASILTLGALFLPDTPNSIIQHGKNYEKAKRVLQQIRGVDDVQIELDDLIQASDIAKAIKHPFKDIRRRRYRPQLVMSMAIPFFQQLTGINTITFYAPVLFRTIGRGESASLLSAIVVGVVGSSAVILTSLIVDKVGRKVLFFVGGAVMLVCQLIIGGIMAVKLGDHGQLSNTYAYLVLILVCMYVAGFGLSWGPLGWLIPSEIFPLEIRSAAQGIRVAVDFVFIFLGAQTFLAMLCHLKAGIFFFFGGWVTVMTAFVYLLLPETKNVPIERMEKIWREHWFWKRFVLNDEDYNGNKAETT
- the LOC113761305 gene encoding hexose carrier protein HEX6-like isoform X2, giving the protein MDHFLKKFFPEVFKKMKEDKTTSNYCKFDSQLLTFFTSSLYIAALVASFFASQVTRAFGRKSSILLGGAAFIIGSAIGGAAYNVVMLIFGRIFLGVGIGFANQSVPLYLAEMAPPKKRGAFTSGFNFCVGIGILIANLINYGAAKIRGGWGWRISLAMAAAPASILTLGALFLPDTPNSIIQHGKNYEKAKRVLQQIRGVDDVQIELDDLIQASDIAKAIKHPFKDIRRRRYRPQLVMSMAIPFFQQLTGINTITFYAPVLFRTIGRGESASLLSAIVVGVVGSSAVILTSLIVDKVGRKVLFFVGGAVMLVCQLIIGGIMAVKLGDHGQLSNTYAYLVLILVCMYVAGFGLSWGPLGWLIPSEIFPLEIRSAAQGIRVAVDFVFIFLGAQTFLAMLCHLKAGIFFFFGGWVTVMTAFVYLLLPETKNVPIERMEKIWREHWFWKRFVLNDEDYNGNKAETT